The following proteins are encoded in a genomic region of Fusarium keratoplasticum isolate Fu6.1 chromosome 9, whole genome shotgun sequence:
- a CDS encoding Importin N-terminal domain-containing protein, whose translation MAADIGHIAQLLDATLDPSQHRKAETALKQEATKPQYSLSLLNIVNSDSIPSKTRLAAALAFKNFIRTNYVDEEGNYKLPQDEVQIIKERLIGLMISSPANIQAQLGDAISVIADSDFWRRWDTLTQELVSRFSATDPKVNVGVLEVAHSIFVRWRPLFRTDELYMEINHVISTFGQAFVQLLVTIDKKITENSDKKDVLQGWFEALDLQIKILYDMSCHDLPPIFEENLASISELLHKYLTYSNPLLETDDETETSIADTVKADICEVLELYTVKFDEDFSKYCQPFIEKAWNLLSSTGTETKHDIVVSKALHFLTAVASTKEHSGIFNNEDVLTQIVEKVILPNVALRESDIELFEDEPIEFIRRDLEGSDTDSRRRSATDFLRKLQERFEAPVTTVVSKYINHYLAQGKSDWKAKDTAIYLFLSVAAKGAVTAAQGVKTVNPLVNVVEFFEQHIAQDLINSEGVEPISKVDAIKYLYTFRSQLSKEQWTVALGPLIQNLNSDNYVVYSYAAIAVERVLFLADDAGNAMFPRADIEPFAKDLLGHLFKLIEKESSPAKLQENEFLMRCVMRILIVIKDGAVPLLENVLTHLILITNVMKQNPSNPRFYYYHFEAIGALVRYCAATNAALFNEKLWGPFHQILVEDVTEFMQYVFQVLAQLLESSPSETISDNYKALLGPLLNPTLWETRGNVPACTRLLSAVIPRASQAIIAENQLEPVLGIFQKLLSGKKSELLAFDILDSIVKTFEPSVLDQYFGTILRLVYTKLQGNPADSFKLRFVRFYHLVAARLEVGYGTDYFIKQSDSVEEGVFTKVYPVFVLAETQKLARPVDRKVAVVSLTKTLCDSQAFAQKFMKGWANTCRILLTLLANPPTVAAGTGDEIVAEADVDDIGFGMSFTALNTCKALVRDDFPEVQDVAKWVHEYMIAANQRHGGAVEGFIGQRLGPEEQAAIAQYIR comes from the exons atggcggcCGACATTGGTCACATCGCCCAGCTGCTTGATGCAACCCTCGATCCGTCTCAGCACCGCAAAG CCGAGACGGCTCTCAAGCAGGAGGCTACCAAGCCCCAATACtctctcagcctcctcaacatTGTCAACTCCGACTCTATACCCTCCAAGACGCGactcgccgccgccctcgccttcAAGAACTTCATTCGAACAAATTATGTG gacgaggagggcaacTACAAGCTGCCTCAAGATGAGGttcagatcatcaaggagcgCCTGATCGGCCTCATGATCTCATCACCTGCCAACATCCAGGCCCAGCTTGGTGACGCTATTAGCGTTATCGCAGACTCTGACTTCTGGAGGCGATGGGATACCCTTACTCAG GAACTTGTCAGCCGGTTCTCTGCCACAGACCCCAAGGTCAATGTTGGCGTTCTCGAAGTCGCACACTCCATCTTTGTCCGATGGCGCCCTTTGTTCCGTACCGACGAGCTTTACATGGAGATCAACCACGTCATCAGTACATTTGGACAGGCCTTTGTTCAGCTTCTAGTG ACAATCGACAAGAAGATCACCGAGAacagcgacaagaaggatgtTCTACAGGGCTGGTTTGAGGCTCTCGACCTGCAGATCAAGATTCTCTACGATATGTCCTGCCACGATCTGCCTCCCATCTTCGAGGAGAACCTCGCCAGCATTTCCGAGCTGCTGCACAAGTACCTCACATACTCCAACCCACTCTTGGAGACCGACGACGAAACCGAGACGAGCATAGCAGACAccgtcaaggccgacatctgcgaggtcctcgagctTTACACTGTCAAGTTCGATGAGGACTTCTCCAAGTACTGCCAGCCCTTTATTGAGAAGGCCTGGAACCTCCTTTCGTCGACTGGTACCGAGACGAAGCACGACATTGTTGTCAGCAAGGCTCTGCACTTTTTGACCGCTGTCGCCTCCACAAAGGAGCATTCCGGAATCTTCAATAACGAGGATGTCTTGACTCAGATTGTCGAAAAGGTTATCCTGCCCAACGTGGCGCTGCGCGAGTCTGACATCGAGCTTTTTGAGGATGAGCCCATCGAGTTTATTCGGAGGGATCTCGAGGGTTCGGACACGGATTCGAGACGACGATCTGCTACCGACTTCCTGCGGAAGCTTCAGGAGCGCTTCGAGGCCCCCGTCACCACGGTGGTGTCCAAGTATATCAACCACTATCTTGCCCAGGGCAAGTCTGACTGGAAAGCCAAGGACACTGCCATCTACCTCTTCCTGTCCGTCGCAGCCAAGGGCGCCGTCACCGCCGCTCAAGGTGTCAAGACCGTCAACCCTCTTGTCAACGTGGTCGAGTTCTTTGAGCAGCACATTGCCCAGGATCTCATCAACTCTGAGGGAGTTGAGCCCATCTCAAAGGTGGACGCCATCAAGTACCTCTACACTTTCCGCAGCCAGCTATCCAAGGAGCAGTGGACAGTTGCTCTGGGCCCTCTGATCCAGAACCTGAACTCGGACAACTACGTTGTCTACTCCTACGCTGCCATTGCCGTCGAGCGTGTTCTGTTCCTTGCCGACGACGCTGGTAACGCCATGTTCCCTCGCGCCGACATTGAGCCCTTTGCCAAGGacctcctcggccatctGTTCAAGCTCATTGAGAAGGAGTCGAGCCCTGCCAAGCTGCAGGAGAACGAGTTCCTGATGCGATGCGTCATGAGAATCCTGATTGTCATCAAGGATGGCGCTGTCCCCTTGCTGGAGAATGTGCTCACTCACCTCATTCTCATCACCAATGTCATGAAGCAGAACCCTAGTAACCCTCGCTTCTACTACTACCACTTCGAGGCTATCGGCGCTCTTGTCCGATACTGCGCAGCCACCAATGCCGCTCTCTTCAACGAGAAGCTGTGGGGACCCTTCCACCAGATtctggttgaggatgtcacGG AATTCATGCAATACGTCTTCCAGGTTCTGGCCCAGTTGCTCGAGTCGAGCCCGTCTGAGACCATCTCGGACAACTACAAGGCTCTTCTTGGCCCCCTGCTCAACCCTACCTTGTGGGAGACACGAGGCAATGTTCCCGCATGCACTCGTCTGCTGTCTGCCGTTATCCCTCGCGCCTCTCAAGCCATCATTGCTGAGAACCAGCTTGAGCCCGTCCTGGGCATTTTCCAGAAGCTTCTGAGCGGTAAGAAGTCGGAGCTGCTCGCTTTTGATATCCTCGACTCCATCGTCAAGACCTTTGAGCC CTCTGTTCTGGACCAGTACTTTGGCACCATTCTCCGCCTGGTTTACACCAAGCTTCAAGGAAACCCGGCGGACTCTTTCAAGTTGCGCTTCGTGCGATTCTACCACCTTGTCGCTGCCCGTCTGGAAGTGGGCTACGGCACTGATTACTTCATCAAGCAGTCCGACtcggtcgaggagggtgtCTTCACCAAGGTCTACCCGGTTTTTGTGCTGGCTGAGACGCAGAAGCTCGCTCGCCCTGTCGACCGCAAGGTTGCTGTTGTGTCCCTGACCAAGACCCTGTGCGACTCTCAGGCATTCGCGCAGAAGTTCATGAAGGGCTGGGCCAACACCTGCCGTATTCTCCTCACGCTCCTCGCCAACCCTCCCACCGTGGCTGCTGGTACGGGTGACGAGATTGTCGCTGAGGCCGACGTGGATGACATTGGCTTTGGCATGTCGTTCACAGCGCTCAACACTTGCAAGGCCCTCGTCCGCGATGACTTCCCAGAGGTTCAGGACGTCGCCAAGTGGGTGCATGAGTACATGATCGCCGCGAACCAGCGACATGGTGGTGCTGTCGAAGGATTCATCGGCCAGCGACTGGGCCCCGAAGAGCAGGCTGCCATTGCCCAGTACATCCGATAA